TGCGGACCGGGTCATCGGTGCGTTCGCCGGTGGCGAGCTTGCGCGTGGCGGTGGGCTTGTTGGCTGCGGCCTTGGTGTCTTTCTTGGCACCCGCTGCGATTTCCTCGACTTCGGAATCTTCCTCGGCCGCGGCTTCGGCTTCCTCGTCGCTTTCGACGATCTGCACACCCATGTCGGACAGGGCGGACTGGATATCTTCGATCTGGTCCGAACTCATCTCGCCCTGCGGCAGCGCGTCGTTGAGCTCGTCGTAGGTGACGTAACCCTTGCGCTTCGCCTTGGCGATCAGCTTCTTGATCGAGGCTTCGTTGAGGTCGATCAGGGGAGCGTCGCCATCGTCCGTGGTCTTCGACTTGGTGGCCATAAAGATTTCTAATCCAGTCTAAAACTTCCAGCGGGCCGCGTTCCCGCCAAGATCATGTGTCCGATTCGCCGTCTGCTGCAGCTTTCCTACGCCCAAAACGCTTCAAACGCTCGTTCAGGGCCAGCAATCGCTCGCGCAATCGGCCCTGTTCGGCGATGGAACCTTCCGGATCGCGTTCAAAGCGCGCTGTAGCCTCCGCCAAAGCGGATTCCAGCGCTGGTCTTTCGACCAGGAGCGACACGGCCTCGGCCAGATCCTCGCGCGCATCACCCGGGTCGATGCCTTCATCGAGGAAGGCGAATAAGGTTTTTGCCGGTGGGGCGGGAAGGCCTCGCTCGAGCGATATGGTCGATTGCGCGGACAAATCAAGCGTCTCGGCAGCTTCAAGCAGCGAATCGAGTGCCGGACCGACATTTTGGTCACGCCGCGCGAGGTCCGAAAGCGCGTCTTCGTGGCGCAGGATCTGATCGGGAAACTTGACCAGTCCCGCGATCACCGCGCGGGTCAGCGAATCGCGCGCACCGCCCGCCATCGCCCGCGTCAGGCTGTCGCGGGCCTCGGGCGACAAGCGGGGTGCGGGGGGCTTGAAGCCGCCCTTCTGCCACTCGCCGCGCGGGCGGAATTCGCGCGGCGGGCGCGGGGGGAAGGCATAGGCGGAGAACCGCTCCAGCAGCTCGCGCTTGTACAGCGCGCGAATATCGGGGTGCTGGATGCTATCGACATGGTCGAGCAGGCGCGCCTTGAGCCCGGCCTTGTCCTCGGGCGAATTGAGCGGGGCAGCCGCTTTCTCGAAGTCCCACAGTGTGTCGAGCAGGCTGGCCGGTTCGGCAAGCAATTGCTCGATTGCGCCGACGCCCTGGTCGCGGACGACATCGTCGGGGTCCATCCCCGTGGGGAGGCGCACGATTGCCAGCGAATGCGCAGGGCGCAGCATCGGCAGGGCGCGGGAAATGGCGCGCATCGCCGCGCGTTGCCCGGCCTTGTCGCCATCGAAGCACAGGATCGGCCGTTCGACCTGGCGCCAGAGCAGCTCGATCTGGTTTTCGGTCAGCGCGGTCCCCAGCGGGGCGACCGCCTCGCGAATGCCCGCATTGGCCAGCGCGATGGCGTCCATATAGCCTTCGACCACGATCATCCGTCCGCTCTGCCGCGCGGTGGGCGCAGCGCGGTGGAGATTGTAAAGCGTGCGGCCCTTGTCGAACAGCGGTGTATCGGGGCTGTTGAGATATTTGGGCGCGTTGGGATTGGCTTCGCTGTCGAGGATCCGGCCGCCAAAGGCGATCACCCGCCCACGCGTATCGTGGATCGGCAGCATCAACCGGCTGCGGAA
This genomic window from Qipengyuania sp. HL-TH1 contains:
- the dnaG gene encoding DNA primase — translated: MALSPQWLDELRMRTTLSAVIGRTLRLTKAGREFKACCPFHNEKTPSFYVNDEKGFYHCFGCEAHGDAIRWLTDQRGLPFMDAVKELAAEAGMEVPAPDPQAARRAEQRASLHDVTAAAQEWFEGNLRGADGVQARSYLGRRGFSDATVREFGFGYAPEDRQALKRALGRFEEPMLIEAGMRITVEDKEPYDRFRSRLMLPIHDTRGRVIAFGGRILDSEANPNAPKYLNSPDTPLFDKGRTLYNLHRAAPTARQSGRMIVVEGYMDAIALANAGIREAVAPLGTALTENQIELLWRQVERPILCFDGDKAGQRAAMRAISRALPMLRPAHSLAIVRLPTGMDPDDVVRDQGVGAIEQLLAEPASLLDTLWDFEKAAAPLNSPEDKAGLKARLLDHVDSIQHPDIRALYKRELLERFSAYAFPPRPPREFRPRGEWQKGGFKPPAPRLSPEARDSLTRAMAGGARDSLTRAVIAGLVKFPDQILRHEDALSDLARRDQNVGPALDSLLEAAETLDLSAQSTISLERGLPAPPAKTLFAFLDEGIDPGDAREDLAEAVSLLVERPALESALAEATARFERDPEGSIAEQGRLRERLLALNERLKRFGRRKAAADGESDT